The Styela clava chromosome 13, kaStyClav1.hap1.2, whole genome shotgun sequence genome has a window encoding:
- the LOC120332440 gene encoding uncharacterized protein LOC120332440 has product MDSEAIGLPTGWEVRVGLNGRIYYYSKQSQIVQILPPPEVWRCKHNLPYGWEMAIDYDNKNYYINHITQTVTYEDPRTEDDQSTPAEFHASLEILRSPQPREYEIERHHNLGFGFIAGSEKPVVIRSVTPGGPSEDKLLPDDQIVKIGSENVMMADRERVIELIREKTDSVTLTVLQPNRSANSSFLNPTKKTIRSMDRPKVRFADDVIINGQERVEGSSPLLVSPGVLRIELEINQTRSFQFLPETTAGDAVAGLCDKLGFKDPNLFSLVLSPPADNGEQNENTSKTSLYGSISSDQTPLSSSSPDSLLIAPWDCLSKVVSNPSFRHHSCHFRLEFMPKDFHKLARNDPEAFRYLYMQCVNDVVSGDVYTDDLNRDEIIKLASIQMQELVLSALPPTPPVDKQPKKSNSLESHGQRNVFRFSNLSGKLNLKYIEKEYGLRRFLPPSLVCTMQRENPSARSVRKSLQQHLKASMNTAVFSQYPTSPVIPFSPMSPTSGNTDTALLQLRLQYLKILSPHHLFGGRYFSASMQGLLESDITILVGHHYGISQMINSKTKMVSVLSEFHHVTGFEVAPCQAESSTTIVKLEFADKQELQLSMEPQAAHNFAFMVAGYCRVYGNIDMVLTLPISESTNAPIYFGPHKVKPSFWNYPPTSSMYAMNKNSVPDVCQHLERSNTHRDCDFSEPVTPAVIFSKNAPFSVNTLPKKSVPHRPATPPPLSREPVDFDTDDVEYENDFAADILIHNTKSAGNEFDNDKNNNESLVFDNTLEDATYEEIHEYRINSSPESRFSSPGGRIENTGNFRSILPVDSDDDQVDIPSANGYLIPTPPSQRSKRYVVADVEEMKMSDSGSERDWTDLMKVLGAEDSGMKKTQNLEDDIPEPLPPPPRSESVVENNLRDIIVPPPPSYPPPKIERSESTRSDKFVRHRSAKEPERNIDSDQHQKQKQRYSTSFAEVNILEGSPTHRFSSFKPSEDELKVFSQTRKDTTTSQIGTDPSPAADGKKSISGSHDDNQLLNGHDNNLDPVTRQKLQETEDLIKFFRQRREECSSAEKSSNKNDSRSPVSSQEFGSSEISTPRIVTDIAAGNKRLRKAEKAANKNRKSWAGSETLPTKLSVVESPKQMSMSNPDLSSFSSQKKRGRSLFRRIFGDRKRRSHSMYESSGSGSFDSAFGSRRRRRFRLPTPKFRLRRAFTFNSGKRESRKTVLPTETSPSTKSRHFSFRPFSKKSKSHGMLVISEPCDGVRGVDLLPSGKYTVAGTMFGEANESGIITVDNSSRHSSKENLKADSRENIATEEINKMEKHATMPTSSGVKMREALARDSERPLSFSTFHQSVLEGQVPDNASSSPDMHIDSNHHSPCELSLTESCEALNEMPNVFEDDNSERNRTLPTGISVENDLPESTSDGPVKPTNKLNSVHNPVIPRETSQKTSSLPIKMFPQEPAATSTPIQRGLKKKPSTKRPAPPPPIALTPKPTSEVITQDRTQDAKVNDKSPDGVKSDSDEGNISGYDFDSLGENSLVTEIFSYLKTNNTKNPDGGKITSTRDANTSSPESALPYDENYIMPGLKATNLPNSNSESTFDEERIRLVESRQKTMAEIFREEMISENSRLYLFADEDEYADSKSDKNSNSDSSHTENVQQGSYDVTYDDVTRDNFEKSKHNKQNNVLLKSYKQVDTGNNNDDAFVNLSYESVDGNFLKSDRVRTTDSSNAKSKPPTSPGSYFTYQNLITPQHFNKNFSNRTNFNPKPPLPPKPIFH; this is encoded by the exons taaacaaagtcaaatAGTTCAAATTCTTCCTCCGCCAGAAGTCTGGAGATGTAAACATAATCTACCGTATGGATGGGAAATGGCAATCGATTACGACAATAAGAACTATTACATCAA tcATATCACGCAAACCGTAACTTATGAAGATCCGAGGACCGAGGACGATCAGTCTACGCCTGCTGAATTTCATGCTTCACTAGAAATattg AGAAGTCCACAACCTCGTGAATATGAAATTGAACGTCATCATAATTTGGGATTCGGATTCATAGCAGGAAGCGAGAAACCTGTCGTGATCAGATCAGTAACACCAG gCGGACCTTCGGAAGATAAACTCCTACCGGACGATCAAATAGTCAAGATTGGTTCTGAAAATGTTATGATGGCGGATAGAGAACGCGTTATAGAGCTGATAAG aGAGAAAACCGACAGTGTCACACTAACAGTACTTCAGCCAAATCgg TCAGCAAATTCGTCGTTTCTCAATCCAACGAAAAAGACAATACGAAGTATGGATCGACCAAAAGTTCGATTTGCTGATGATGTCATAATCAACGGACAGGAGCGA GTTGAAGGTTCAAGTCCACTTCTTGTTTCGCCTGGTGTGCTGAGAATCGAACTCGAGATCAATCAGACGAGATCGTTTCAATTTCTCCCCGAAACAACAGCTGGTGATGCGGTGGCCGGACTTTGTGATAAACTTGGATTCAAAGATCCAAACTTGTTTTCTCTCGTTTTATCGCCACCTGCAGACAATGGAGAACAGA atgaaaatACGAGTAAGACATCATTGTATGGTTCGATATCGTCAGATCAAACTCCATTGAGCAGTTCTTCGCCAGATTCTCTACTTATTGCACCTTGGGATTGTCTATCGAAG GTGGTCAGTAACCCCTCTTTCCGGCATCATTCGTGTCACTTCCGGTTGGAGTTCATGCCGAAAGATTTTCACAAGTTAGCTAGGAATGATCCAGAAGCTTTCCGCTACTTGTACATGCAATGCGTCAACGACGTCGTTTCAG GCGACGTGTATACAGACGATTTGAATCGGGACGAAATCATCAAATTAGCGAGTATACAAATGCAAGAACTCGTGTTGAGTGCGTTACCTCCGACCCCACCTGTCGACAAGCAACCGAAAAAGAGTAATTCGCTCGAGTCACACGGACAAAGAAACGTGTTCCGTTTCTCAAATTTGAGTGGGAAATTGAATCTGAAATATATAGA GAAGGAATATGGTTTAAGAAGGTTTCTTCCTCCATCGTTGGTTTGTACAATGCAAAGGGAAAATCCGTCCGCAAGAAGCGTCAGGAAATCATTGCAACAACATTTGAAG GCTTCGATGAATACAGCCGTTTTTAGTCAATATCCGACGAGTCCGGTTATTCCATTTTCTCCCATGTCGCCAACAAGTGGAAATACAGATACCGCTTTGTTGCAATTACGACTTCAGTATCTGAAAATATTGTCGCCTCATCATCTCTTCGGTGGAAGATACTTTTCAGCATCCATGCAG GGTTTATTGGAGTCCGACATTACAATACTTGTTGGTCATCATTACGGTATAAGCCAGATGATTAATTCGAAAACAAAGATGGTTTCCGTGTTGTCGGAATTTCATCACGTGACTGGCTTCGAAGTAGCCCCATGTCAAGCTGAATCAAGTACGACCATAGTAAAGCTGGAATTTGCAGACAAACAG GAGTTACAACTCTCCATGGAGCCCCAAGCTGCCCACAATTTTGCTTTCATGGTTGCCGGTTACTGCAGagtatatggaaatattgaCATGGTTCTCACATTACCTATATCGGAGAGTACAAACG CCCCCATCTACTTTGGGCCTCACAAAGTCAAACCATCATTCTGGAATTACCCGCCAACCTCATCCATGTACGCGATGAATAAAAACTCAGTTCCAGACGTTTGTCAACATCTTGAGAGATCAAATACTCATCGTGATTGCGATTTTTCTGAGCCAGTCACACCTGCAGTCATATTCAGCAAAAATGCACCGTTTTCTGTTAACACCCTACCGAAAAAGAGTGTTCCCCATCGACCCGCAACGCCTCCTCCATTATCAAGGGAACCCGTGGATTTCGATACAGATGACGTAGAATATGAAAACGACTTTGCTGCGGatattttaattcataataCAAAGAGTGCTGGAAATGAATTCGATAATGATAAAAACAATAACGAATCACTGGTATTTGATAACACGTTAGAGGATGCGACGTATGAGGAGATTCACGAATATCGTATTAATTCGTCCCCAGAATCCAGGTTCTCATCTCCAGGCGGCAGAATAGAGAACACCGGTAATTTCAGGTCAATTTTGCCTGTGGATAGCGATGACGATCAAGTAGATATTCCTAGTGCAAATGGATATTTAATCCCTACACCGCCAAGTCAAAGGTCAAAGCGTTACGTCGTCGCTGACGTAGAAGAAATGAAAATGAGCGATTCTGGTAGTGAAAGAGATTGGACGGATTTAATGAAAGTTCTTGGCGCGGAAGATAGCGGAATGAAGAAAACGCAAAACCTTGAGGATGACATTCCGGAACCGCTCCCTCCACCACCTAGATCAGAATCGGTCGTCGAAAACAATCTTAGAGACATAATAGTCCCGCCACCTCCTAGCTATCCCCCGCCTAAAATAGAGAGGAGTGAATCCACCAGATCTGATAAATTCGTCAGACATCGAAGCGCCAAAGAACCGGAGCGTAATATTGACTCCGATCAACaccaaaaacaaaaacaacgtTACAGTACCTCTTTCGCAGAAGTTAATATCTTAGAAGGATCGCCTACCCATCGCTTCTCCTCTTTCAAACCAAGCGAAGACGAATTAAAAGTATTTTCTCAGACTAGGAAAGATACAACGACAAGTCAAATTGGGACGGACCCCAGTCCTGCCGCAGATGGAAAAAAGTCCATTTCCGGGTCTCACGATGATAATCAACTCCTTAATGGCCACGACAACAATCTTGATCCTGTAACGCGACAAAAATTGCAAGAAACTGAAGATCTTATCAAGTTTTTTCGGCAAAGGAGAGAGGAGTGTTCGTCAGCTGAAAAATCGAGTAATAAAAACGATTCACGCTCTCCCGTTTCTAGTCAAGAATTTGGATCTAGCGAAATATCGACTCCGAGAATAGTTACTGACATAGCAGCCGGTAATAAGCGATTACGAAAAGCGGAAAAAGCTGCgaataaaaacagaaaatcCTGGGCTGGAAGCGAAACACTGCCAACAAAATTAAGCGTTGTGGAATCGCCAAAACAAATGTCAATGTCAAATCCAGACTTGAGTTCGTTTTCTTCACAAAAGAAACGCGGAAGAAGTTTGTTCAG ACGAATTTTTGGAGACCGAAAACGACGATCACATTCAATGTACGAAAGTAGTGGATCGGGATCCTTCGATTCCGCGTTTGGATCTCGGCGTCGTCGTCGATTTCGGCTACCAACACCGAAATTTCGACTTCGTCGTGCATTCACGTTCAATTCCGGGAAACGAGAGAGCAGGAAAACAGTTCTTCCAACCGAAACGTCGCCTTCAACGAAATCTCGTCATTTCAGTTTTCGACCTTTTTCAAAGAAAAGCAAATCCCACGGAATGTTAGTTATTTCGGAACCTTGTGACGGTGTACGAGGTGTTGATCTATTGCCAAGCGGTAAATACACAGTAGCCGGTACCATGTTTGGCGAGGCCAACGAATCTGGAATCATCACAGTGGATAATAGTTCGAGGCATTCGTCCAAAGAAAACTTGAAAGCGGACAGTAGAGAGAACATAGCAACagaagaaataaacaaaatggAGAAACATGCCACGATGCCAACATCTTCGGGAGTTAAAATGAGGGAAGCTTTAGCGAG ggATTCTGAACGACCATTGAGTTTCTCAACGTTTCACCAATCTGTATTGGAAGGTCAAGTTCCGGATAACGCATCTTCATCACCAGACATGCATATAGACTCTAATCACCACAGTCCATGTGAGCTGTCATTAACAGAATCATGTGAAGCACTTAACGAAATGCCAAATGTATTTGAAGATGATAATTCAGAGAGAAATCGAACACTACCTACAGGAATCTCCGTGGAAAATGATTTACCAGAATCTACATCGGATGGTCCAGTTAAGCCAACGAATAAGTTAAATTCAGTACACAACCCCGTCATTCCACGCGAAACATCGCAAAAAACATCTTCTCTTCCTATTAAAATGTTTCCACAAGAACCCGCGGCCACTTCCACGCCGATACAGAGAGGATTAAAAAAGAAACCATCTACGAAACGCCCTGCACCACCGCCACCAATCGCTCTGACACCCAAGCCAACGTCGGAGGTTATCACACAGGATAGAACACAAGATGCCAAAGTCAACGACAAATCACCTGACGGGGTGAAATCGGACTCGGACGAAGGCAATATATCGGGATACGATTTTGATAGCTTAGGTGAAAATTCTCTAGTGACAGAAATATTTTCGTACCTTAAAACTAACAATACAAAAAATCCAGATGGCGGTAAAATTACGTCAACAAGAGACGCAAATACGTCGTCGCCTGAATCCGCACTGCCATACGACGAGAATTACATCATGCCGGGATTAAAAGCAACTAATTTGCCAAACTCGAACTCTGAAAGCACGTTTGATGAAGAGCGAATTCGTCTGGTGGAATCGCGGCAAAAAACAATGGCTGAAATATTCCGTGAAGAAATGATCTCAGAGAATTCGCGACTTTATTTATTCGCAGATGAAGACGAATATGCTGATTCCAAAAGTGACAAAAATTCGAACTCTGATAGTTCACACACTGAAAATGTCCAGCAAGGGTCATATGACGTCACATACGATGACGTCACACgtgataattttgaaaaatctaaacacaacaaacaaaataatgtACTATTGAAATCGTATAAGCAAGTTGATACAGGAAACAATAACGACGATGCATTTGTTAACCTAAGTTACGAATCCGTGGATGGCAATTTCCTCAAATCAGATAGAGTACGGACGACGGATTCGTCCAATGCAAAATCAAAACCTCCCACTTCTCCGGGGTCATATTTTACATACCAAAACCTAATAACACCACAGCATTTCAATAAAAACTTTTCGAATCGCACGAACTTTAACCCGAAACCCCCTTTGCCCCCAAAGCCTATATTTCACTGA